TAAATCAGAAGTCCATGGGTAAGATATTTTTCCACAGCTGCTGGTTTATtgtggtttaaccctttcaccaccatggtttgtcccaaatccattgttttctatggtagagttggacctgtatacagggaactggggtgaaagggttaagcccttttacaagtaaaatatttcaaagactGATTTGGTTCAAGACTTGGTAACAAAAAGAAATTATATGCTACTCTCTCAGGAAAAGAGTGGGCAAGTGCACTACAAAGCCCCCTCCCCCAATTCTTTCTGATATTTCTTCTTTCTTGAATTTGGGCAATGGCACATATCCATTTAGTGTTAGCTTTTTGCTTAAAGTTtgccatgtatgtatgtatatacggtTGTAGAAGTTATAAATAAAGCCAAGAAAAATGTCCATCATctaaatgtatgtatatgtatgtacatatgtatgtatgttatatgtatgtatgcgtgtatgtatgtatgtatgtatgtttttagaTCCAGTCAAACAAGTCTGCTCCCCAAACATAAAGATAACAGTTAATTTTCatgtattgtatttttgttattaGAAAGCTTGAAAAGGTAGTTTGTATAAGTAAATCATCTTGTGTCCATGATAAGTCCTGATTTTCTCCATCTCAGATCGttgttcaacatttcaaaaaagtcAAGGCTTTGAAGTGATGGCACATGCTGACAATAAAaaacaattctttgttttgGCTTGAAAGTATACCGGTAgttttctgtttggttttgtccGTCAAAGTTTAATCAGTCTGCGTAAGTGCTTGTAGAAAATTCAGTATTCTTAAAGTGAAAGCGTTTTACCACTTGCATCATATATGTGTCATGATGTGTTTGGAAATCATAGAAAGGACAAACATGATAAATCTCTGGAATTTCAGTATGATGTGATACTTCATAAGTCAAAGTACAGCTTTTGTAATCCTTTGACATTTTTGGATTGTTTGTATTCTGTATTTTGGTGGTGATTGGTACACTGTCTGAAATATTAGGtaatcaattgtcaacaataacaacacatgGTCACCCTAACAAACACGAAGGCAGTGTTGGTGAGCAGGTATACTTGGGATCTCCCAATTGAATAGAAATTTATAGAAGTCTGCAAGTGTTGATGATATGTAATAGGTACCTGGGATTTAAATGTCAGCAAACAGCAACCTCAAacttagatagatagatagatagatagatagatagatagatagatagtaagTAAATAagaaagtaagtaagtaagtaagtactAATGGGATTCAGCAAACAGCAATCACAAAGTTTGAAGTCATATTATTTTTAGCAGTACTACAGGTGAATCTGTAGCTTATCTGTAACTGGTATACTTTTGAATCCAATACTTTACAGCACTCTCTGAAGCACTTCAGTAAATTGGTTGATGGACGGAGTGACTTGAATGTCTTCCTGCCCCTTTGTGGCAAAACCCTGGATTTGAAATGGTAATTAGAAAGCAGTTACATGTCATTGATAAGTATCTTTTGTAAGCTGTGAAGCCAGGCATTTGTGAACTTTGGAAATGTGGCAAACACTGCGTTTTGTAAATTCTTGTGATGTAGAGCAAACTGTCAGATTTTGAGTCAAGTACATGAGACTGAATACACATAATGCAATCtgttctgtatgtatgtgtactgGCACAAGGATATTCCAATGGGTGACAGATATTGccattaatttgtatttttttccatgcaGTACTAAAAAGGAATTGCATTCCAGGAATCCTTCATGCATAATAATGTATCCAATTATTGACATCTGTGCTTGAAGGAATGTCAGATTTACCATATGAGGAAAGGTGCAACTTTACTATGACTAGTAACGTAAAGGACTTTCTAATGTGTATGATGATTTAGAGACTGTAAAATTGCAAATCAAATATGAGACTTGAGTCATGACAAATTCATCTGGAAAAATCCCCAGTTAATTTACAAAgaattgttttaattttctgatatatttattttgtgACAGGATAGCTGACCAGGGTCACAGAGCAGTTGGTGTAGAATTCTCAGAGCTTGCGTGTAGATCATTCTTCTCAGAACAGAAGGTAGAATACACATCCACCCCCATGGAAGATGTACCAAATGGAATGGTCCATACGGTGAGGAACTTAAACATAATATTGGTTTTCCCATCTCACAGTAATCATTCAAGTCAAGTCAGCAAAAGTCACCATGTCTACACGGCTCGACATATAAAGCAATAGCCCACTTTCCCCAGGctagtaaattttcaagaggACTAGTAAAACTGTCTTCGGAGGTAGTCCTGTGGACTGTGCAATTTTTCCATACGTTGTAGATAGTTCAATCCGAGATTGCAACTGTCCTCTCGCCAATTAAGACTCGGCAAATCCTTCTGAAACACGATTATTACACAAATCAAATGCCGGGCCACTAATTTGATAAGAATGAACCAAGCCTCgatcattttaaaataaactaacttttaccaaacaaattggacagtgaaacagtgaagcaaactttattgatcaccaacttACAGATGACCTGCTACGGAGAATCAAATTGCACTGAACATGCCACACTACACTGAGCATCAAACAGAATTGCCTGCACATGTGttttggtttgcttgaagcTCATCACTCCGCCGCTCATCACTTTGCCTAGAAACACGGAACCCCACAATTTTGTTCAAGCACTGTatccttgcctttcaaagaagcatttttctcaagatttcttcaggcGCATTCCCAAACAGCACCTCCGATAGTTTGTAGCCAGCTTGACCCTGCTTTAGAATGTCTAGAGAGACAAGCTGacctccatatatagtcaagaccctctagcttgattgaagctgatcttaaaaagagccatctagcttgccaaaacagtgatatggcaagttgctactgCTTGTACAAGTGAGGGAGTTCCTCTCAGATACTAACTTGGTGCTTGCAACtgattgttttgccattttagtggaaaagtgtaaattattggggcaataatagtgaagtgaaccttatgacagtagtgaaaaaaaatgcatGAAATGGGTGTATCAGACTGTTGTATCCAATCATTTCTGGTAGTCATTGGCTATTTTTGtgctaatcacattttgttaccGGTAACTGGCATCAACTCATAAAAGACACAAGCACATGAAATGGTAATATGCAACTTTTTTACTattaaaaactaaatttttacaaaccattattataaatgagaggtcctccccacaagctggttaattttttgtgatatatttgtcaaaaatatgaaggcactCCACAGGAACATTTGTGGTGACTGGCTGTACGAATTTTAGTtcttgagaaacaaatctgtcctcaccatgaacaaacatgttctttgcaaattaatggtgcactacctgagctatgaagaattttccaacaaattcatccctacgtctgattttattcttgacggcaataggctattttcatgacctctcctCCTACACAGGACATTTCATTCAGGTTATTTTAGTGGTTTATATATGATTCAGAGTTAAACACTTTGCAGTAAGCAAATGTGCTATAGTCttgcatgaaagttagttattggGTTTAAAAACCTTTGTGACAAAAAAGTATGAGAATGGTCATATACACCAATGTACAACACGAGAGCAACATTTGGCTTTGCTTGAGCAAGAGCATTTAGGACTACTAAAATGAACTGCTACTAGTCGTCCGGGCTAGTGGATGATTTGACCTTGCGTCAAGCCCTGTGTCTGTCTTTCATCTTGCAAGATTAATCGgttaaaatcatgaaatttacctatatgtatgtttgaaagGGTCTTCTTATTGTCATGTATGTTAAAATCATCGATAAGATTAAGAGATGCAGTATTTTGCACTTTTAAGTCATGTTCAGCAACAACAGAACAACCAAAGTAAGAGGTCTGAAATATACCTAATGATACTCTCATATTGAACATTGTAGATGTTTACTTTACCTTTATTGTGTGTGTTTgacatgtttgtgtttgtgacaAAAAAGTCTGCTCTACATTAACtagatgaaaaaaaattactacaATGAAATTTGGGAAAATATTTGCCTTTAAAGCATTGCCTCAAGTTCCCCCAAAAAAGAATTTCTGTTGAAAGAGGATCACTAGCAACAAACATATGACCATACATCCTTGTTAAAACACACTACTCGGGATTTCCCTAGTCTCTCATCATACATGTACTAGTGATTTCCAACTTGTCAAACAGAAATGTCACAAACATTAAtggaattatttttaataatttttccttttcagaGTAAAGATGGAAAAATCAAGTTATTTCAGTGTGATTTCTATTTGTTTACCGAGTAAGTTCACAATTCAGTTCTATTAGATTGTCGGCCATGTAACAAAAGGAAAGTTTTTATGTCAATGGTATTTGCTGTTTTGTCCTGAAGCATAATTAGcgcccccccacccccccatgTTAGAAgctgtaattttgatgattttttcactattttaccTTAAATGTCAAGTATATTTTCTAGTTCTATTCTCCAAAAGTATATTGAGGTACATACAATAGATCCATCTTGTTAACTCAgtccgtacatgtataaactgtAGTAgtaattgttgacaagtgaattttagtctgGTAGTTtggactagaattaaaatgtgaacaataacggtgtattttaaaagtacaaatgctgtgttgacaagctatgCATTTGACAGTAGAATATCaataatggtgaaaaatcatcCGAAATTACAGCTGCTGGCCGTGGAAAACCATTGCCTGTAAAAAGGTGAAAACAATGCAGTGTGCATATTCTTTATGATCAAAGGTTTTGATCAGAAATAAGAGATAAAACCAACAAGGTTGCAAAATGTAACAGAACTGTTTACTAACTTCTCTGATTTTCTTTGGCGATGACAAGTGCATGAACTTCATTGATAACTTAATTTACATACAAACTTTGTCTCCCAACAGAAAGCATGCTGGGAAGTATGACATCATCTGGGACAGAGCATCACTTGTTGCTGTCAACATATCTGACAGGACAAAGTAAGTTAAAGACATTAATTTAGCTTTGACACTGTGTTAACTCATTCTTTGTCAGTAATTTTTACAGAAGAATCTTACATAACACTTTGCAATTTATTCTTGTAGTCCAGTAATGATTATCCCAACACAATTCAGAGTAACACATGAACAGTAATCCCTTTTGACCACAGTTGCCCAACTTGTGTATTTCAGACTATTACATGCCCTTAAAAATCAGCTGAGTTTATGGAAAGCACACTCACCCAGTGTCACCATATCTTAAATCATGGGACTCTATGTTTTGCATTGTCGtactttgtcatttattttcagattTGATTGACATTGATCTCATCAGATCTAAAGTTCAGTTACCTGGCTATGTTTCAGCTTTTTAATGGAAAGAAACAGATGAATAAATGCCACAAAAGCAGACTTATACATattcaatgtaaacaataactgaTATATGGTACATTAAATGGTAAATATCTACAATGAATTATAGCGGATTATAAAATGGAATACAATTATTTCTAAGATTGAATTTTATTAAAAACAATTCTTAATTTTCAGCAGATACCTCACGATGTCTATGGGAAGATATCTAATCAAGTTACAGATGATGTCTTTTTAGAAAATGAGATAGGTTAAGGACACAAGAGAAATCATAGAAGCAGAAAGATCAAAATGGAAATGTAACAACGTTATGATTTTAGAGAAGAGTTATTAGCTTTTCTGTTTATTCAATATcatattcaattttcaataataataatatcaataatatctaTAATATCTAATTACAGATATGCTGAAAAAGTGATTTCACTTCTGAAGCCAGATGGAGCCTATCTACTAAACACCTTTGATTATAATCAAGATGCATTTAGTGGTGAGATTCCGGTATTTCCAATCATTTAACAAGTACAGTTAGGAAAACCCCTATAGGAATGCCTCCTTGATTTTTGCAGGAATTTTGCAGCAGTTTTGAACAAACTCTCATATGTGTCCTGTCGTCTACTAAAAATTCCTGGTAATCCTACAGGATTCCCTTTTGATGTTCTCAGGAACTGCAGCAAGAATTTGAACACGTTCCATGTGTGTCAAATTGTCTTGTTGAAAATCCTTAGCAATCTTTTGAGAATCATTGATATCCAAAGAGTTACTAGTAGCCAACTACCATACTACTTACTGTATGAGTAAAGTACTCTAACTTGCTTGATAGTTTTCACATAGAGGGTGAGTGAATACAGAGGCTACATGAGTAGTGCTTGTCTTACCGTACCAAACTGAAAGATAGGATAATGTGTGTATGCAATGAGTTGTAAGTTGAGGTGGCGTTGCACATAACACCGCCTATTATGCTTGAAATCACTTTTCAACAAAGATTTATGAAATttccattgaaatgtttaccCAAGGTTAAAATCTTTGTTGGGCTCACCTTTTAGCATGACTGTGCAACAGTCGTAAGTTTGGTGAGAAAGAAGTATAAATTTATGCAAACAAGCTTATTTTCTACCTTCTGTTTCtcccattttcaacatttcaaaaaaaatttaactccactcaggttgggtcaaattttgtgaaattttcacattaagatcttttaaaatgatataaaatgcTGTGTAACAAGATAAcagttttgttttgcaataaagtcCTTACactttaataattttgaatttcaattttgctcACCATTATTTCAgtcacttttttgaatgtcattCTCTTAACCCCTGCCATTTGTGAATGAGATTAAatagtgaaaaacaaaattgtctgGTATTATTGCATAAACTGTAGTTAAAAATGAGATATTCAACTTTTAAAGAAGTATCAAATTTTATTGTGAATACCAAAATTTAGATTTTCTCCCCAACGTGTACCCTCTCATTCTTCTAGTACTctttgctaccatactaaactttagattcactgcttttttaaaatgtatagtatgagggggtgttgtatcatctttgataagaaatattgctttgaaaaaaaaagtgtgtTGGTTGAGTGCAATGCTGCCTTAATCGACTTTGATCTGAAGAACATGTACCAAGCAGTTTAGTTTGATGCTGTTTTTCATGTATTCTGAATTTGTGGTCTAGTCTTTATATCATGTTATTCCAACAAGCTGAGAAGATAGTATTCTAAGTTTTAGTTTGTTTTCTCCTCATTCAGGTCCTCCCCACTCAGTGCctttcaaaattattcaaagtctGTATGGTAAgtcaatacaaaattaaaacatttttcttcATACTAGATCAGCTCTCTTCTCTTGTTTCTCCTTTTTTCAACGAAAGTAATTTCTCAAAAGTCTCTAATCTGTGTTCTCTATTCATTATATCTGTATTATTGGTGCCTTGTACCATGTATAGTCATGTTTCTAATTTTGAAGGGTGATAGGAaggcatttttgacatggagagagataaaagaaaagaaaaaccaaGAAGTTGAACCTGCACGCAACAGTATTCTTTGAACAATGCACAAAGAAACATTGCACTAATATTTCCTGTGTCCTCTTTTCCTGTTTTCACCAGAAAAATCCTGTAATATTGAGTTGCTGGAAGACAATGATGTGACTGCAGGGTGGAAGAGGATGGgtgttaaatattttcatgaaattgtgtCTTTGTTGAAACAAAAGTGAAACTTCATTTTGATCAATGAACCAGGGTCTTTTAGATCGTAGATTTGTATAGGGACTGTAGCTGTattttttgataatgtattCATAATTTTTTATCGAGAAAACTGGCATGTAGTATTTCTTTCTTATTTCTAAAGAACCAGGGACTGTAGCTGTGTTTTTTGATAATGTATTCATGATTTATTGTCGAGAAAACTGGCATGTAGTATTTCCTTCTTATTTCTAAAGAACCAGGTGTGTTGAATTACACAATATTAGCCTTGTAAACACAATTCCTTCTCTAGGATATgccttgttattgtttacaaataaattctacTCCATACTGAAATTCagttgtaaacaacaacagtgtCCATTCCAAACATACAGTATTTATTGAACGGTTGAACTCTAGGCATATCAAGGTTATTTTTACAGTAGAACAAGAATCTCTCtttgaaaacaacagaaatCATGGataatacttcaaaaatttcatcCTCTTAGACAAAGTTGTGATTTTTCTCTCTaatgaaattacaaattgaaaatcaaacagAGTGTGACTCCTCAAAAATGCATTGCTGAAATATATCAGGaaaaaatgtgacatttttcaACAAGTGTGCTATCTtcatgaaatttatatttttagacTTTGTAGGATTTTAAATCTGTTTTTAACTTCTACTGTATGACAAGCCTTGTTGTGGCACATCTGAGGAAATGTGTACAGGGTAGACAGAGAACAAACAAAGTAATATTAATCTGTTGTTCATTCTGTACAATCTTAAATTGCATATAGTAGTCCTCATATTTGAGGTCAGATTTGATCATTCATTGTACACAAtcaaaaaat
The DNA window shown above is from Ptychodera flava strain L36383 chromosome 5, AS_Pfla_20210202, whole genome shotgun sequence and carries:
- the LOC139133782 gene encoding probable thiopurine S-methyltransferase; translated protein: MVTLTNTKAVLHSLKHFSKLVDGRSDLNVFLPLCGKTLDLKWIADQGHRAVGVEFSELACRSFFSEQKVEYTSTPMEDVPNGMVHTSKDGKIKLFQCDFYLFTEKHAGKYDIIWDRASLVAVNISDRTKYAEKVISLLKPDGAYLLNTFDYNQDAFSGPPHSVPFKIIQSLYEKSCNIELLEDNDVTAGWKRMGVKYFHEIVSLLKQK